The Flavobacterium faecale genomic sequence GAACTTATCAAAAAGGCTACTGAAATGAATTTGCTTTAAAGCTGTTAAAATAGTCTATCCGTATAAATACGGATACAGATTGGGTAGATTCACATACTTCCAAAAGCCTACTTCTCGTCCTAAATTTGTATGGAACGATAAAAGTAATGGTTATGAAAAAAGTACTACTGATTTTAGGATTTTTATTTTTTTCTCTAGGTGCCTTTGCACAAGAAAAAAGTAATGTAAGACAGAACGAGCTAAAAGGTCCAGCGTATAAAAACTATAAACCTTGGATGCACGAAACGGTCCCTGTGAAGATATATACAGATAACAATAAACAAGATCTCAAAGGACCTGCTTACAAAAATTATCAAGTGGCGAGAGATACTTCAGAGAAAGATTTGGTTCTTGTTACCACAAACGGTGATGCAAGACAAAAGTTGAAAGGGCCAGCATACAAAAATTTTGGACCTTGGACCAAAAAAGAACAATAAATTGCTTGTAAGGGTCTGCAAAATGGCTGCAGACCGCAGCATTTTTATCATTTTAAGTAAGTAGTTTGTGGTAAGTGAGCTCGATATTATGTCGGGCTCATTTTTTTTTATGATGTATAGAATAGCAATTTTGAAATCACAGTTTTTTGCTGTAATTGGGTAAAAGTTGGAGTTTTTTTCCTAAACATCTAAACTTGTTTATCGATATCCCCATAGTGGCGGAAGTAGGGCTTTTAGCGTGTTATGAGCAATAACCGAAGGGTTCAACCGCGGTTTCATTAGTTCGTCAGTTCGCTATCGATTGGGTGTTGGTTTCTCGAGCCTGACGAAATCTTTGCTGTTTTGGGTAGTACTTATTTTTCGAGTTCAATTACAAGTTTGTCAATTTCGCTATTTATTTCAGATACTGAAATATAATTTCCATTTCCAATTGAAAATAAATTGTTTGATATTTTTATTAAATTTCCCATTAAAGAATTATTGGTTGGTGTCCAAATTTTTCCCGTTTTAGTTTTTCCATTATTGTCAGCCGTAATAAAATAATATGTTTCACCATCTGTGCTATAAATTTCATTATCATAACTTTTTGTTTGTTTAGCTAATAGTTGGAATAAATGACTGATTTTTGAGTAAAATTTTTTATCGATTTTAAGTTTTTTACTTTCAAATTTCACGTTTTTTTTGTTTTTAGCACGCCAGTAACTTTCTGATGGAGTAATAGAAACCACAAAATATTCTTCGTTTTTCTTTTCGATTGAAAAGGCATATTCTTTTGAAAACGACGGAATAACAATGAATCTTGCAAATGGAATTTCAGACAATCCATCATAAAAATATGTATTTAAGTTTCTGTAATAATTTTCTAAACTACCACCAACATAAAAGCTTGCGGGCTCTAAATGTTCCTTTTGCCCATAATTTATTAAAGTGTTGAATAATATGAATGCAAAAATTATTGTTCTTTTCCTACGGAATTTTTATCGTATTACCCATAACGTCAGTCTGTAAAAAAACCTCCGTTCATTTCCTCAAATATAAGTAAATAATTAATGTAATCGAAAGAAAAGTTTTATAATTAAGTATGTGACATATTTCAGGAACACCGCGCAATCAACTGTTTTTATATAGTTTGGAGGAAACTATTCTACTTAATGACTGAGTGTTCAGGCTACCGTATATCTGCGCGATCGAGATGTCTTTTGCGCATTATTATTTCGGCAGTTTTTGTAATTCCAATTATTATTAAGTGTGCAAATAAAAATAATCCTCCGTAAAACAAAATCGCTAGAGAGTTTCCGTATTTGAAATTTTCTTCATCAGAAAATATGTAAACCATAAAAGAGAAATAGATTATATAAATTAGAAGATTTACTTTGAAAATTTTCTTTTTGTTAATTATAAATCCTCGAATAAGATAAATAAGTAACAAAATGTAACAAATGTAAAGAGTGATAAACTCGGAATCAATGGGAAGCATATTTTCTGATTTGTTTTAGTTTCTGCTCGGGTATCTGCGTTAACGATAGTGAGTGATTTAACTCATTAGGCATTTTCTATGCGTTGCGAAAAGTATCAGTTTGCGGGCACCGGTAAATACCTGCGCTAAGGATTATGCATATCTGCGCGATTGGGTTAGCTCAAAATGGCTATTAGCAAACGTTTTATTTATTAGAAATATGTGATTTTTCTTTTATCTAATTTTACAAGTTTTCCCATTCGATTAAAAGTTTTTTTCTCAATCCAATTATTTTCTTTGTCATAAATGTATTCAAAAGATTGAATTACTTTTTATCTTGGTTGTAACTGACTATAACGTTATTCTGTTTATCGTATTTTTTTGATTCAAAAAAGATAGGGGTTTCATTATAAATATATTTTTCGTTTGATATATTGTTTGATTTTGAGTCTAAATATTCATAGATTTTTTTTGAATATATTGTGTCATGAGTGTAAGTTTCATTTTTATAAATCCTACCTTTTTTATCATAATAAAATATAGAACTTATTTTAAAAGATGTTTCTGGACGTCTAGTATATAGTTTTTCCTTTTCGCTTTCTTGGACATAACTATAAAAAAGAGTTCCGAGCATTCTACCTTTTTGTTCTATAATTACAGTTTCTTTATTAGGAGAACTATATTTCCAAGTAGTTGTGTCTGGATATTTAAAAGATATTTTTTGTTCGTTTTTTATTACATCTCTCTTATTATATTCATAACTCCATTCTTCAGCTTTTACTGTCAATTCATTATTCGTATAATATTCTTTTTTGTTAATTAAATATCCATTTTTATTAAATGTAAAATCAATATGGCAATTAACGAATGGTTCAAAGTTTAATTTATAAATATAGCTTGAATCGATCATTTGGGACACTTCATATTCCCTATATTCTATTGCATTCACCTTACCATTTAATTTTTGTCTTTTTAAGTCATCATAATGAAGTCTGTCGCGCATTTGACCATTACAAAGCGAAATGAAAAACGTGAATGTTAATATAAATATTTTTCGTGCTGTCATAATATGTTTGCTAACGAAAATCTGTGAAAAAACCTCCGTTTGTTTACTCAAATATAACTAAATAATTAATGTAATCGAAAGAAAAGTTGTATATTTAAGTGTGTGACATATCACAGGAACACTGCGCAATCAACTGTTTTTCTCTAGTTTGGAGGAAACTATTTTACTTAAGAGTTTTGTGAAAACAAGATTTTACGGTTTTTGATTAACATCCCGAAAAATCAAGATAGGATTTGGAAGCGAGAGAAACTAAAGATTTTACAAGAAAAACTAAAGGTGAAACCCCAAATAAAAGTAGCCAAAGAATCGAAAATCAGAAAATGTCAATGCTGTAAAACGGGCAATTTGCACACTATTTTGCTGTTTGACTAGCGAGGTCCGCCTGCTTGGTATTTTGCCGGTAGTCAAAAATTACCTGCTGCAAAAACTAGTTTGTGGGTAGGGCAAGGATGCAATAATGTGAAGGACAACACAATGAAACCAGCTTATTTACGGCTTAAAAAAAAAAGAGGACGTTTTGTCCTCTTGATTCAGAAGCATCGGGAGCGCTGTACTATTTTTATATTGTATCGGAATTATGTTGGAAGATCTAGGATTAAAATATAAATTCATTTTGCATTTAATTTAAGTGTTGCACAAAAAAACCGAACAAGAAAACGAGGCCTGTTCGGTTATTTAAATTTACTAAATTTTTGGGGGAACTTTTAATGTTCTAAGAAATTGATTAAATGTTCTCTATTTTTATAATAGGTTTCATGTTCCAAAATAGCCTTTCGATTACGGGGGCGGCTGTAGGTTATGTCAAGTATATCTCCAATTTGTGCACGTGGACCCGAGGTCATCATAATCACGCGATCGGCCAAGAAAATAGATTCGTCAACATCGTGCGTAATCATGATTCCGGTAGTTTTTTCTTTGTCCAAAACTTCGAGCAAAACATCTTGCAATTCGCCTCTAGTTAGTGAATCTAGCATTCCGAAGGGTTCGTCCAAAAGTAAAACTTGAGGCTTTAGTGCCAAAGCTCTTGCGATTCCAACACGTTGTTTCATTCCTTGTGAGAGGTCTTTTGCTTTTTTATCGAATGCGCCGTCGAGGCCTACTTTACTGAGGTAGTATTTACAAATGTCTTGACGTTGTTTTTTGGTTGCATTTGCAAAAACTTTGTCTACACCCAACTGCACATTTTCCATAGCACTCATCCAAGGCAATAAACTTGGCGACTGAAAAATCACGCCACGGTCTGGTCCAGGACCCGAAATAGGGGTTCCGTCTAAGATGATTTCTCCTTTTGTAATCGGATTCAAGCCAGCAATCATCGAAAGTAATGTTGTTTTTCCACAACCCGAATGCCCGATGATCGAAACAAATTCGCCTTCTTTTATTTTTAAATTCAAGTTCTCAAGTACCACAAAATCACCATTTGGAGTAGGGTAGACTTTGGTGAGGTTGGATAGTTCCAACATGTATTTTTCAAATCCGTGCGGGTCTCTTTCTGTATCTGGGGTGGTATGTGGTGTATTTGTCATGATTTAAATTTTTTATAAACTGTGTGTTTGGTTTTTTAAACACATAGATTTATAGATTTTAGTTTGCGTTGAAGGCGTTTTACTTTCATAGGGAGCATAGCGCTATGTTTATTCAATTTTTAAAGGTATGTGTTTGTTTTTCAAGCACATATATTCATGGATTTTAGTTTGCATTGAAGGCGTTTTACTCCCATAGGTATCATAGCGTTATATGAATTCAATTTTTTTAAACACATAGATTCATAGATTTTCAGTTTGCGTTAAAGTCATTTTACTCTCATAGTTAACATAGTGCTATGCGAATTCAACTTGTTGAACTATGAACTCTTTTTTTCTATGCTTCTATGTGTTAAATCCTCTTTTAAACTGTTTGTCTTTTAAACACATAGATTCATAGATTTTACTTTGCGTTGAAGGCGTTTTACTCTCATAGGTAACATAGCGCTATGTGAATTCAACTTGTTGAACTATGAACTCTTTTTTCTATGTTTCTATGTGTTAAAACCTTTTTTAAACTTTGTGTTTGTTTTTTCAACACATAGATTCATAGATTTTATTTTGCGTTGAAGGCGTTTTACTCTCATAGGTAACATATCGCTATGTGAATTCAACTTGTTGAACTATGGGCTCTTTTTTTCTATGTTTCTATGTGTTAAAGGCGTTTTACTCTCATAGGTAACATAGCGTTTAGTTCTTTAATTTTCAATTTCTAATAATCTTCGTGTTTGTTATTTTAAACACATAGATTCATAGATTTTAGTTTGTGTTGAAGGCGTTTTACTCTCATAGGTAACATAGCGCTATGTGAATTCAACTTGTTGAACTATGAACTCTTTTTTCTATGTTTCTATGTGTTTTTAACCTTTTTAAGGCTTTGTTTTTTAAACACATAGCTTTAAAAAAATTTAGTTTGCGTTAAAGCCGTTAATCAAATTTCATCGGGACCAAATCGGGAAGCTCATATTCTGTTACTTCGAGTCCGGCGGTTCTTTCTTGACCAATTTCCATCAAATATTCAATGATTCCGTTTCGTAATAATTTGAAATTATCGTTGTGGTTCAGTGCAATTTTGTTTCTTGGGCGGTCAATCGAGATATCAAATTCGGGTCCCAAAGTTGCTCTTGGTCCTGGTCGTAACGGAATCACTCTGTCGGCCATAAAAACACCTTCGTCTACATCATTGGTGATCAATAGGGCAGTACGTTTGTCTTCGCTCCAGATAGATAGAATCTCCTCTTGAAGGTTTCCTCTTGTCAGAGCATCGAGTGCACCAAGCGGTTCGTCCATCAAAATCAATTCTGGCTTCATGGCCAAGGCTCTCGCAACTGCTACACGCTGGCGCATACCACCTGAGAGTTCTCTCGGTTTTTTGTGTGTGGCGTGAGCAAGATTAACTTTTTCGATAAAAGACAAAACCTGTGCATCCACCTCCTGCGCGGTCCAATCTTTGAAAACCGCTTTTACCGCCATTGCAATATTGTCATAAACACTAAGCCAAGGCAGCAAAGAATAATTTTGGAAAATAATTCCTCGCTCGTGACTCGTCCCTGAGATCGGTTGTCCTTTAAAAAGAATTTCTCCCGAATCAGGTTCGATCAATCCAGCCAACAAATTAACCAAGGTTGTTTTGCCGCTTCCAGTAAAACCAACAATGGCTACAAATTCGCCTTCTTCTATTTTTAAATTGATATTCGATAAAACTTCGGTTTTGTTTTTGCCTTCACCGTAGGATTTGCAAACATTTATAAGTTCTAAATAAGCCATTTTTTTTGTTTTTTAGTTGCTGTATAAAAGTTTCTAAGTTTCTGAGTCGCTAAGTTTCTAAGTAACTTAGCAGCTTAGAATCTTAGCAACTCTTTTAATCCGTAAACGTTAATAATTTTTGAAAAATCATCATGATACGATCCAGCATGAACCCGATGATACCAATTACAAACATGGCAACTATAATTTTCGAATTCGAATCACTAGAACCATTTTGGAATTCTTCCCAAACAAAAGATCCTAAACCTGGACTCTGAGCCAAAAGTTCGATGGCAATCAATACCATCCAAGCCACAGATAACGTAATACGCAAACCTGTAAAAATCATTGGAAAAGAGGACGGAAGAATAATCTTGAATATTTTTTGAAACGTCCCTAGTTGCAAAACCTTCGCTACATTCATAAAATCTTTGTCTACAGACGAAACCCCAACGCTAGTATTAACCAAAGTCGCCCACATAGAACAAAGTCCGACACTGATAAATGAAATAACAAATGATTTTTCGACATCAACATTGGTCAACATGGTTTTTACAATCATCGAGACCAATAAAAGCCAAACTACAGGCGAAACGGGTTTCAAAATTTGAATGATCCAGTTAAAAGAGGTACGCAAAGTGGTACTAAGACCCAAAACAATCCCCAGCGGAACAGCGATTATGATCGAAAGCAAAAATCCTGCAAATACAGTTTTTAAGCTGGTTTTGATTTGGTCCACAAAGGAAGGACGGCCGGTGTACACAATTTCGATTTCGCCATTGGCTGCACGCTCTTTGTTGATGGTTTCATATTTATCTACAAAATCTTGTTTTTTTGCATCCATTATTTTATGATCTTCCCACAATTTTCCAAGGGCAGTCGCCACCATTGCAGGTGAGGGCAAAGAGTTGGGTCTACAACTCAAATCACCTGATGCTATGCAGTCTTCTAGTTTTTTTGCCGCTTCGGGACCTTGGTCTTTCAGTGCTTTTTCTATTTTTATTGTAGATTCAACATTATTCAAATAATTTGAAAATGACTGCCATAAAAGGATAAATACAACAACAGATAAAAGTGGGAAAAGAATTCTCTTGAAAGCTTCTTTTGAATTTTTTTTCACTTCTTCGCCAGTACTTAATCGGATGAGTGGTTCCAAATACCCCAGTCCCATGAATTTTACGGTCTTTATTAATTTAGTTTTCATATTTCTTTATTTTATAATATTGGTCTAAAAAAGGAGCTAGTAGTTCTTGAAATAGTAGTCTCTTTTTTGTAGTAAAAAATAGGTCTTGTTTTGTTTTCTAAAAAAAATGAGGGCACTAGTACAGCACCCTCAATTTTAAATGCTTTTTTTTATTCTAAGTATTTCAAGGAGTAGGGAACACATAAGCTTACCTACAGATCCTCATGAT encodes the following:
- a CDS encoding ABC transporter permease — protein: MKTKLIKTVKFMGLGYLEPLIRLSTGEEVKKNSKEAFKRILFPLLSVVVFILLWQSFSNYLNNVESTIKIEKALKDQGPEAAKKLEDCIASGDLSCRPNSLPSPAMVATALGKLWEDHKIMDAKKQDFVDKYETINKERAANGEIEIVYTGRPSFVDQIKTSLKTVFAGFLLSIIIAVPLGIVLGLSTTLRTSFNWIIQILKPVSPVVWLLLVSMIVKTMLTNVDVEKSFVISFISVGLCSMWATLVNTSVGVSSVDKDFMNVAKVLQLGTFQKIFKIILPSSFPMIFTGLRITLSVAWMVLIAIELLAQSPGLGSFVWEEFQNGSSDSNSKIIVAMFVIGIIGFMLDRIMMIFQKLLTFTD
- a CDS encoding ABC transporter ATP-binding protein, translating into MLELSNLTKVYPTPNGDFVVLENLNLKIKEGEFVSIIGHSGCGKTTLLSMIAGLNPITKGEIILDGTPISGPGPDRGVIFQSPSLLPWMSAMENVQLGVDKVFANATKKQRQDICKYYLSKVGLDGAFDKKAKDLSQGMKQRVGIARALALKPQVLLLDEPFGMLDSLTRGELQDVLLEVLDKEKTTGIMITHDVDESIFLADRVIMMTSGPRAQIGDILDITYSRPRNRKAILEHETYYKNREHLINFLEH
- a CDS encoding ABC transporter ATP-binding protein — protein: MAYLELINVCKSYGEGKNKTEVLSNINLKIEEGEFVAIVGFTGSGKTTLVNLLAGLIEPDSGEILFKGQPISGTSHERGIIFQNYSLLPWLSVYDNIAMAVKAVFKDWTAQEVDAQVLSFIEKVNLAHATHKKPRELSGGMRQRVAVARALAMKPELILMDEPLGALDALTRGNLQEEILSIWSEDKRTALLITNDVDEGVFMADRVIPLRPGPRATLGPEFDISIDRPRNKIALNHNDNFKLLRNGIIEYLMEIGQERTAGLEVTEYELPDLVPMKFD